GACGAGCAGCCGTTTACCGCCCACCCCGGACCGCCACCGCGCGGCACGCGCACCTGCGCCGGCCGGGCTCGCCGATCCCGCGCAGCAGCACGCCGAGTGCGTCGGCGACGTCCAGCGCGGCGGACGTGGCCGAGCTGGCCCGCAGGTCGCAGTACACCTGGCCGTCCGGTAGCCGTCGGCGAGCAGGCGCGCGGCACGCACCGCGAGCGCCGTCTTGCCGACGCCGGGCATCCCGTCCACCACACAGACCCTGGCGCCGGCCGCGGCAGGGGCGGGACGCAGCGCACCGAGCACCGCGGCCAGCTCCTCGTCCCTGCCGAGCAGGTCGACGCCCCGCGGCAGCGTGCACCCGACGGGTCGCCGGCCGACCACCGGCGCGCCCAACGTGTCGTCGGCGCCACGCAGCACCGCCTCGTGCACGGTACGCAGCTCGAGACCGGGCTCCACGCCCAGCTGCTCCACCACCTGCTGCCGCGCCCGCGCGTACACGTCGAGCGCCTCCGCCTGCCGCCCGCACCGGTACAGCGCGGTCATCAGCAACCCGGTGAACCGCTCCCTGCCGGGGTGGTCGGCGCACAGCACCCGCAGCTCGGGCAGCGTCGCGCGCGCGTCGCCGGCGGCCAGGTCGAGCTCGATGCGCTCCTCCATGGCGGTCAGCCAGTACTCGGTGAGCCGGCGGCGCTGCGCCTCGAGCAGCGGCCCGGGCAGCCCGCAGTACGGCTCGCCGTCCCACAGCGCGAGCGCGTCCCGCAGCAGCTGGTGCGCCCGGTCCGGTTGCCCGTTGCGCCGCGCCTGCTGACCGTCGCGCACCAGCCGTTCGAAGCGGACGGCGTCCACGGTGCCGTCGTCGGCGTGCAGCACGTAGCCGCCCCTGACCCCCTCGATCCGGACGCCGCTGACGTCCGGCGGGCCGAGCAGCCGGTGCAGCCGGTAGACGTAGGTGGGCAGCACCTTGACCCCGGTGGGCGGCGGGTCGTCGCCCCACACGCCCGCGAGCAACGCCTCGGGCGTCGCGGGCTGGTTGAGCTGGCACAGCAACGCGCCGAGCAACGCCTGCTGCCGCGCCGGCCCGAGGTCGAGTGCCTGGTCGCCGCGCTGCGCACGCAGACAGCCGAGCGCGGCGAACCGCACGTTCCCAGGTGCCATCCTGGCGCCTCCCACCACTGTTCCGTGACCTGTGGGAAGCGTCGGTGGCGGCGGTTCAGGATCGGTCCTGGCGCGGTACAGCGCATGTACAATCGCGACCTGGCCTGGCACTTCACCGTCGGACGGAGGCGCTGCCGGTGCACTTCAGTGTCTTGGGTTCGTTCGAGATAACGGACGACGCGGGCACCCATCACTGTCACCGCGGAGAAGCCACAACGGCTGTTGGCCGCCCTGCTGCTGCGCGCGAACACCTGGGTCAGTGTGGACAGCCTGCAGGACGCCATCTGGCCGGAGGGCCCGCCGCGCTCGGTACGCAACAACCTGAAGACGTACGTGCACCAGGCGCGCCAGCTGTTGGCCGCCGCCGGCGACCGGGCCAGGGTGGAGAGCCGGCAGGGCTGGTACCGCATCAACGTGGACACCGCCGAGCTGGACGCGGCCGTCTTCGAGCGCGCGGTGCACGACGGCAAGAAGGCGTTCACCGCCGGCGCCCCCACCCGCGCGGTCGACACGCTGCACGCGGGGCTCGCCGCCTGGTAGGCGAGCCGTACCCGGTGCTCGCCGACCACGTCGCGGGTGCGGAGCGGGCGCGCCTGGCGGAGCTGTGGTGGACGGCCAAGTACACGCTCGCGGACGCGCTCGTCGAGGCGGACAGGCACGACGAGGCCGCCGCCGAGCTGCAGGCGCTGACCGTCGAGGACCCGCTGCGCGAACCCACCTGGCACCGCCTGGTGTACACCCTGCACGCGCTCGGCCGGCGCGCCGACGCCCTCGCCGCGTACCGGAAGGCCAGGCAGACGCTGGTCGCCGAGCTCGGCGTGGAACCGGGTAGCGAGCTGCGCCGCGCGCACGAACTGGTGCTCGCCGACGACGCGCCGGCCGAACCACCGGCTGCCGCCGAGCCACCGGACGCGCCCACGCCGCCGTGGGTACGCGACGACGATGCCGGGCAGCACCTGCCGGAACCGCAGCACGGCCCGCAGCGCCGCCGCGGCGCAGTGGTCGCTGCCGTGGCCGCCGTGGTCATCCTGGTGGCTGCCGTGGTCGTCGTCGGCACGCTCACCAGCAGGGACGCACCCGGCGAGGCGGGCGGCCGGCAGTCGGCGGAGGCGGTGCAGCGCCGGCCGGTGCCACCGGAGGAGCTGACCGGCGCGGACAAGGGCAAGGTGCTGTTCGGTCTCGGCAGCGACCCGGTGCAGGCCAGCAAGCACGAGCTGGTCCGCGACGCCCCCGTCGGCATGCTGACCACCTGGTACAACGGCCCGAACGACCTCACCCAGGATGAAGGCGTACAAGGAGCAGCTGGCGCCGTCGACGTACGAGGACGGGCACGCGCTGCACCTGGTGGTGGCCGCGTGGGACGAGCCGGAGCCGCTCGACACGAAGTACGGCCGCGGCTGCAGCAAGGCGTACCCGCTCTCCGAGCGGTTCACCGCGGACATGCACGAGGTGGCCCGCAACCTGGCCGGGCGCGCCGACGACCCGTCGCTGTACGTCTCCATGTTCATGGGGTTCAACACGTACGCATGCACGAAGGACGCGTACAAGCCGGACTCGTTGAACGAGGCGTACTACAAGGCGCTGAAGGACCGCTACCTGGAAGTGCTGCGGATATTCCACGACGAGGCGCCGAACGCACGGGTGTCACTCGGCTGGGACGGCTGGGAGGCACGCATCGACGACCGGCCGGAACGCGGCGGCGGCCCCTCCATGTTCAAGCACTTCGCCGACGTGATGCGCAAGTCCGACTTCCAGAGCTTCGGCATGCGCGAGACCGACGGCAGCAACATGGCGAACGTCGAGGCGATGGTGACCACCCTCGGCAAGTACGGCCCGGTGATGGTCGCGTACCACCAGCCGTGGGAGGACCCACTGCCGCTGTTCGACCGCGAGGTGCGACAGCTGCTGACCGACGACGTGCTCGACACCCTCGTCGACCGCGGCCTGTTCGCGTGGAGCTTCACCGACGGCAAGCCGATGTCCAAGAGCGCACGGGTGGAGAAGTTCCTCGAGGACGCCGTCCGCACGTACGGCCGGAAGGACCGCTGACACCAGCCGCTTCAGCGTGACACCACCGCGATTTCATCGGCGCTCCCTAGCGTCCGGGACATCACCTGGACGAGAGGGGACGACAGTGCGTAGTAGCTTGCGCGGCCGGTTCACCGAGATCGTCGCGGTCTCGTTCGGCATCCTCGGTCTGGTTACCGGTGCGATGTCGAACTCGGGGGACCCGTGCACCCCCATCACACCCTCGCCGACGGCCAGCGCCTCGGCGTCCGCGAGCGACACGCCGCCGGCGGACCCGTCGGCGGCACCGACAGAGAGTCTGCCGGGGGGTCAGCCAGGCGGCCGTCGAGCACAGCTGGGGCGAGTCCGTCGGCGGCGACGAGTTCGAGGGCGACGCCGTGGACAGCAAGAAGTGGGACGTGTACGACGGCCCTGGGCACGCCGGCAACGGGTGTCGCTGCCCCGACCAGGTCACGGTGACCGACGGCCACCTGACCATCGCCGGCGAGCCGAACGGCGACAGCGGGGGCATGGCCTGGAAGCAGGGGCAGCAGTACGGCCGCTGGGAGGTGCGGATGCGCGTCAACCAGGAGGACCAGGGCGGCAACCCGTACCACCCGGTGCTGATCCTGTGGCCGGACTCGAACGAGTGGCCGGAGGGCGGTGAGCTCGACTACGCCGAGGCCAACGCGGGCGAGAACAAGATGCAGGCGTTCCTGCACTACGGGGACGGCTCGGAGAACGGGGGCCAGCAGGAGTTCTCCACCGAGGCCGACCTGACCCAGTGGCACAACTACGCGTTCGAGTGGACGCCGGACGCCATGGTCGGCTACATCGACGGCAAGGAGTGGTTCCGTAGCGAGGACGACGTGGTGCAGCCACCTGGGCCGATGCACCAGACGATCCAGCTGGACAACTTCTTCCCCGAGAACGGGCTCAACCCGGCCACCATGGACGTCGACTGGGTGCGCTGATTCCTCCCCCACCTCGGACGGTCCCCGGTCAGATGCTGGCCGGGGACCGTCGTCGTATGCCTCGCACATGCCGGATCACATACGGGCTTCTGCTTGCAGATGCGAGGCGATATTGGGGTATTGTCTGGCACATGCCGGACTACCAGATCGGCCGCGCGGCGCAGCTGCTCGGCGTCAGCGCCGACACCCTGCGCCGCTGGATCGACGCCGGCCGGCTGGCCAGCAGCCGGGACGCCGCCGGCCGCAGGGTGATCGCCGGCGCGGACCTCGCCGCGTTCGCCGTGACCATCAGCGAGTCCGGTGAGCACCCGCTGGCCCGCCCGCGCACGTCGGCGCGGAACACCTTCCCCGGCCTGGTGACCCGTGTGCTGCGCGGCGACGTGATGGCGCAGGTGGAGGTCCAGGCCGGCGCCCACCGGGTGGTCTCGCTGCTGTCCACGGAGGCCGTCGACGAGCTCGGCCTCGAACCCGGCGTCGAGGCGATCGCCTGCGTCAAGGCCACCAACGTCACCGTGGAGGTACCGAGCTCGTGACTGCCCTACGCACCCTGACCGCCGCGGCCACGACGCTTGCCCTGGCACTCGCGCTCGGCGGCTGCGGCGGTTCCGACGAGGCGGCGGCGAAGACGAAGCTCACGGTGCTCGCCGCCGCGTCGCTGACCAACGCGTTCGGCGAGCTGCGCACCGCGTACCAGCGCGAGCACCCCGACGTCGCCGTGCAGTTCTCGTTCGGCGGCTCGCAACAGCTCGCCGCACAGGTGCGCGAGGGCTCCCCCGTAGACGTCATCGCGACCGCCGACGAACCGACCATGACCGGCATCAAGGAGTACGTCGGCAGCCGCAAGCCGTTCGCCACCAACCGGCTCGCCATCGTGGTGCCCGAGGACAACCCGAAGCAGGTGCGGACGCTCGCCGACCTCGGCCGCTCCGACGTCCGCGTCGTGCTCGCCGGCCCGACCGTGCCGGCCGGCAGGTACGCACGGCAGATCCTCGACCAGGCGGACGTCACCGTGCGACCGAAGAGCGAGCCGGCTGACGTCCGGCAGGTGCTCACGCCGCTGCGCCTCGGCGAGGCGGACGCCGGCGTCGTCTACGCCACCAACGTCACCGGGGCCGGCGGCTCGAAGCTCACCGCGGTGTCGATCCCCGCGAAGCAGAACCTGATCGCGACCTACCCGGTGGCCACCGTCGACGACTCCGCGCATCCCCGCGAGGCGAAGCGGTTCGCCCGCTGGCTGCGGTCCGAGCAGGCGACGAAGGTGCTCACCGAGCACGGCTTCGGCGAACCGGGAACCACATGACGACCACCAGGATCGGTGCCCTACCTTCCCCGGGCACAGGGGACTCTGCCCCGGACACAAAGAACTTGGGGAAGCCAGGGTGACCGCGCGCGCCTCGGCCGACGGAGCCGGTCGGCCGCGTGCCGCCAGGCCCCGGCCGCCGGCCACGCTGCTGGTGCCGGCGATCGCGGCCATGGCGTTCATCACGCTGCCGCTCGTCGGCCTGCTGCTGCGTACCCCGTGGTCGTCGCTGGGTTCGCTGCTCGCCAGCGCGGACGTACACAGTGCGCTCTGGCTGTCGGTGGAGTGCTCGTTCGCCGCGCTGGCACTGAGCCTGCTGCTCGGCGTGCCGCTGGCCTTCCTGCTGGCCCGCACCGACTTCCCCGGCAAGGCCGTGGTGCGTGCGCTCGTCACGCTGCCGCTCGTGCTGCCGCCGGTCGCCGGCGGCGTCGCGCTGCTGCTGGCGTTCGGCAGCAACGGCATCGTCGGGGACGCCCTGGGCGCACTGCAGGTGCAGCTGCCGTTCACGACGGCGGGCGCTGTGCTCGCGGAGACGTTCGTCGCGCTGCCGTTCCTCGTGCTGTCGGTGGAAGGCGCGCTGGCCGGCCTGGACCAGGAGCACGAGGACGTCGCCGCCACGCTCGGCGCACGGCCGCTGCGGGTGTTCCTCACCGTCACCGTGCCACTGGTCGGTCCTGGCATCGCGGCGGGCGCGGCGCTGGCGTGGGCCCGCGCACTCGGCGAGTTCGGCGCGACCATCACGTTCGCCGGCAACCTGCCTGGCTCCACGCAGACGCTGCCACTCGCCGTCTACGTGCTCCTGCAGGACGACCCGGACGCCGCCATCGCGCTGAGCCTGCTGCTGCTCGCCGTGTCGCTCGCGGTGCTCGTGCTGCTGCGCGGCCGCTGGTTGGGGCGCACGTCATGAGTCACCTGGACACCAGGGTCAGGGCCGGGCCGGTGGACGTCACCCTCACCGGCGAGCGGGGCGAGACCGTCGCGGTGCTCGGCCCGAACGGCGCCGGCAAGACGACGCTGCTGCGCGCGCTCGCCGGCCTGGTGCGGCTCGACGACGGCTGGATCCGGCTGGCAGGCAACGACATCGCGCGGCTGGCCGCGCACGACCGGCGGGTCGGGCTGGTGCCGCAGCGGCACGCCCTGCTGCCGCACCTGAGTGTGCGCGCCAACGTCGGCTACGGGCTACGGTCGCGTCGCGTCGGCCGGCGGGCCGCGCGGGAGCGCGCCGACGACTGGCTCGACCGCCTGGACGTGGCCGCGCTGGCGAACCGGAAACCCGCGACGCTCTCCGGCGGGCAGTCGCAGCGCGTCGCGCTCGCCCGCGCCCTGGCGACGGAGCCTGAGCTGCTGCTGCTCGACGAGCCGCTCGCCGCAGTCGACGCGGAAGCCACCGTCGCACTGCGGCGGACGCTGCGCGAGCACC
The genomic region above belongs to Streptosporangiales bacterium and contains:
- a CDS encoding family 16 glycosylhydrolase, encoding MDERGRQCVVACAAGSPRSSRSRSASSVWLPVRCRTRGTRAPPSHPRRRPAPRRPRATRRRRTRRRHRQRVCRGVSQAAVEHSWGESVGGDEFEGDAVDSKKWDVYDGPGHAGNGCRCPDQVTVTDGHLTIAGEPNGDSGGMAWKQGQQYGRWEVRMRVNQEDQGGNPYHPVLILWPDSNEWPEGGELDYAEANAGENKMQAFLHYGDGSENGGQQEFSTEADLTQWHNYAFEWTPDAMVGYIDGKEWFRSEDDVVQPPGPMHQTIQLDNFFPENGLNPATMDVDWVR
- a CDS encoding MerR family DNA-binding transcriptional regulator → MPDYQIGRAAQLLGVSADTLRRWIDAGRLASSRDAAGRRVIAGADLAAFAVTISESGEHPLARPRTSARNTFPGLVTRVLRGDVMAQVEVQAGAHRVVSLLSTEAVDELGLEPGVEAIACVKATNVTVEVPSS
- the modA gene encoding molybdate ABC transporter substrate-binding protein; translated protein: MTAAATTLALALALGGCGGSDEAAAKTKLTVLAAASLTNAFGELRTAYQREHPDVAVQFSFGGSQQLAAQVREGSPVDVIATADEPTMTGIKEYVGSRKPFATNRLAIVVPEDNPKQVRTLADLGRSDVRVVLAGPTVPAGRYARQILDQADVTVRPKSEPADVRQVLTPLRLGEADAGVVYATNVTGAGGSKLTAVSIPAKQNLIATYPVATVDDSAHPREAKRFARWLRSEQATKVLTEHGFGEPGTT
- the modB gene encoding molybdate ABC transporter permease subunit; the protein is MAFITLPLVGLLLRTPWSSLGSLLASADVHSALWLSVECSFAALALSLLLGVPLAFLLARTDFPGKAVVRALVTLPLVLPPVAGGVALLLAFGSNGIVGDALGALQVQLPFTTAGAVLAETFVALPFLVLSVEGALAGLDQEHEDVAATLGARPLRVFLTVTVPLVGPGIAAGAALAWARALGEFGATITFAGNLPGSTQTLPLAVYVLLQDDPDAAIALSLLLLAVSLAVLVLLRGRWLGRTS
- a CDS encoding ATP-binding cassette domain-containing protein, whose protein sequence is MSHLDTRVRAGPVDVTLTGERGETVAVLGPNGAGKTTLLRALAGLVRLDDGWIRLAGNDIARLAAHDRRVGLVPQRHALLPHLSVRANVGYGLRSRRVGRRAARERADDWLDRLDVAALANRKPATLSGGQSQRVALARALATEPELLLLDEPLAAVDAEATVALRRTLREHLGRFDGTCLLVTHDPVEAVTLADRLVVVERGAVVQVGGPAEVMQQPRSPWIARMLGLNAHEGTMADGAVQLVDGGTLVAADPPPDGTEVLATVSPESVALYPTKPDGSPRNTWQGTVGEVSAVGGRVRVHVHGAPDIVAEVTPAAAATLGLAAGATIWLSVKATEVRLTPL